In a single window of the Halobaculum lipolyticum genome:
- a CDS encoding nitrite/sulfite reductase: MPTDVENWKSEVYGNEIREHLFEFAEEGWESIPEDEHDAWFERFKWWGLYHQRNGQESYFMMRIGTPNGVLEPGQLEVVADVADEYARGPGDNPEFGAAYCDWTTRQSIQLHWIRLEDVPEIFEKLESNGLSTQQACGDSWRNIVGCPVAGKDANEFVDALPVALDLHDTFKGDEEYANLPRKWKVSVTGCEEGCGQGDINDLAFEPAEKDGVKGFNVRVGGGLSRNEPRLARSIDVFVTPEEADEVAAGLSALFREHGDREDRYNARMKFLTDEWGTEKIRRVLQEEYVDVELSTAGEDLREEYTYNSGRNDDGHHDHVGVHEQNDGNYYVGLNVLVGRMGAADTRELARIADEYGSGEVRLTQRQNVIVTDVPEENLDGLLAEDLLDTYEPDPHPFMRGSIACTGTEFCSLSIVETKNRQVRYARWLKDNVEVPAGVEDFHIHLSGCTASCAQPQIADISLRGMKTRKDGEAVEALDIGLGGGLGAEPRFAEWVEQRVPADEVPGAIANLLANFEQRREGDESFRDFVERTDEETLAELVEPEETDYEDPYMHNTKLTWYPYADADSMDDSPAPARADGTPIVSDD, from the coding sequence ATGCCCACGGACGTCGAGAACTGGAAGTCGGAGGTGTACGGCAACGAGATCAGAGAGCACCTGTTCGAGTTCGCCGAGGAGGGGTGGGAGTCGATCCCGGAGGACGAACACGACGCCTGGTTCGAGCGCTTCAAGTGGTGGGGGCTGTACCACCAGCGGAACGGCCAGGAGAGCTACTTCATGATGCGGATCGGCACCCCCAACGGCGTGCTCGAACCGGGCCAGTTGGAGGTCGTCGCCGACGTCGCCGACGAGTACGCCCGCGGTCCCGGCGACAACCCCGAGTTCGGCGCCGCCTACTGCGACTGGACGACCCGGCAGTCGATCCAACTCCACTGGATCCGCCTGGAGGACGTCCCGGAGATCTTCGAGAAACTGGAGTCGAACGGCCTGTCGACCCAGCAGGCGTGTGGCGACTCCTGGCGCAACATCGTCGGTTGCCCCGTCGCCGGGAAGGACGCCAACGAGTTCGTCGACGCGCTCCCGGTCGCGCTCGACCTCCACGACACGTTCAAAGGCGACGAGGAGTACGCGAACCTCCCGCGCAAGTGGAAGGTGAGCGTCACGGGCTGTGAGGAGGGCTGCGGGCAGGGCGACATCAACGACCTCGCGTTCGAGCCGGCCGAGAAGGACGGCGTGAAGGGGTTCAACGTCCGCGTCGGCGGCGGCCTCTCGCGCAACGAGCCGCGCCTGGCGCGCTCCATCGACGTGTTCGTCACGCCCGAGGAGGCCGACGAGGTGGCCGCCGGCCTGTCGGCGCTGTTCCGCGAGCACGGCGACCGCGAGGACCGCTACAACGCCCGGATGAAGTTCCTCACCGACGAGTGGGGGACCGAGAAGATCCGGCGGGTGTTGCAGGAGGAGTACGTCGACGTCGAACTGTCGACGGCGGGCGAGGACCTGCGCGAGGAGTACACGTACAACTCCGGGCGCAACGACGACGGCCACCACGACCACGTCGGCGTCCACGAGCAGAACGACGGGAACTACTACGTCGGCTTGAACGTGCTCGTCGGCCGGATGGGCGCCGCCGACACCCGCGAACTCGCGCGCATCGCCGACGAGTACGGCTCCGGCGAGGTGCGCCTCACCCAGCGGCAGAACGTCATCGTCACCGACGTGCCCGAGGAGAACCTCGACGGTCTGCTCGCCGAGGACCTGCTCGACACGTACGAGCCGGACCCGCACCCGTTCATGCGCGGCTCCATCGCCTGCACGGGGACGGAGTTCTGCTCGCTGTCCATCGTCGAGACGAAGAACCGGCAGGTGCGCTACGCCCGCTGGCTCAAGGACAACGTCGAGGTCCCCGCCGGCGTCGAGGACTTCCACATCCACCTGTCGGGCTGTACGGCGTCGTGCGCACAGCCGCAGATCGCCGACATCAGCCTGCGCGGGATGAAGACCCGCAAGGACGGCGAGGCGGTCGAGGCGCTCGACATCGGTCTCGGCGGCGGCCTCGGCGCCGAGCCGCGCTTCGCGGAGTGGGTCGAACAGCGCGTCCCCGCCGACGAGGTGCCCGGCGCCATCGCGAACCTCCTCGCCAACTTCGAACAGCGCCGCGAGGGCGACGAGAGCTTCCGCGACTTCGTCGAGCGAACGGACGAGGAGACGCTCGCTGAGCTGGTCGAGCCGGAGGAGACGGACTACGAGGACCCGTACATGCACAACACGAAGCTGACGTGGTACCCGTACGCCGACGCGGACTCGATGGACGACTCGCCGGCGCCGGCCCGCGCGGACGGAACGCCCATCGTCTCCGACGACTGA
- a CDS encoding DUF6360 family protein: MPDRLVRVNAYTTFDLLDGFARGHDFDEEAVAVLNVTAPRENPQEVTLELELDNSGLETLPAHAEGVTLSAEQARELAGELETYAARVEAAREAE, from the coding sequence ATGCCCGACAGACTCGTCCGCGTCAACGCGTACACCACGTTCGACCTGCTCGACGGCTTCGCCCGCGGCCACGACTTCGACGAGGAGGCCGTCGCCGTGTTGAACGTCACCGCGCCCCGTGAGAACCCGCAGGAGGTCACGCTGGAACTGGAACTGGACAACAGCGGGCTGGAGACGCTCCCGGCCCACGCCGAGGGCGTCACCCTCTCGGCCGAGCAAGCGCGCGAACTCGCCGGGGAGTTGGAGACGTACGCCGCCCGCGTCGAGGCGGCACGGGAAGCCGAGTAG
- a CDS encoding HpcH/HpaI aldolase family protein: MDDAHADTTAPDGDATGFRATLRERPAGHWISTPSPQVAERLALTDADFVVVDTEHAPTSVESVEDAVRAVDAGNRRDARARGDDAVDTAAVVRVAWNDHVRIKRVLDTGAAGVMAPRVDTVAEAEAFVAAARYPPEGRRGVAGTRASNYGRDLDDYYERADRAVATIAQVETAEAVANAGAVSAVEGLDALLVGPADLSADLGCFGEYGTDRFREAVETVLAASEVPVGTLATSPAAVERWAALGFDYQIVGVDAGYLAAGAAASLERYERVGEE, from the coding sequence ATGGACGACGCCCACGCCGACACGACCGCTCCCGACGGCGACGCGACCGGGTTCCGTGCGACGCTCCGCGAGCGGCCGGCGGGCCACTGGATCTCGACCCCCTCCCCGCAGGTCGCCGAACGGCTCGCGCTCACGGACGCCGACTTCGTCGTCGTCGACACCGAACACGCGCCCACGAGCGTCGAGTCCGTCGAGGACGCCGTCCGCGCCGTCGACGCGGGGAACCGCCGGGACGCCCGCGCCCGCGGGGACGACGCCGTCGACACCGCCGCCGTGGTCCGGGTCGCGTGGAACGACCACGTCCGGATCAAACGCGTCCTCGACACCGGCGCCGCGGGCGTGATGGCGCCGCGGGTGGACACCGTCGCCGAGGCGGAGGCGTTCGTCGCCGCCGCGCGCTACCCGCCCGAGGGACGCCGCGGCGTCGCCGGCACGCGCGCCTCGAACTACGGCCGCGACCTCGACGACTACTACGAGCGCGCCGACCGGGCGGTGGCGACGATCGCTCAGGTCGAGACCGCCGAGGCGGTCGCGAACGCGGGCGCGGTGTCGGCCGTCGAGGGGTTGGACGCGCTGTTGGTCGGGCCGGCGGACCTCTCGGCGGATCTGGGCTGCTTCGGCGAGTACGGGACCGACCGGTTCCGCGAGGCGGTCGAGACGGTGCTCGCGGCGAGCGAGGTGCCGGTGGGGACGCTGGCGACGTCGCCGGCGGCGGTCGAGCGGTGGGCGGCGCTCGGCTTCGACTACCAGATCGTCGGCGTCGACGCCGGCTACCTCGCGGCGGGCGCGGCGGCGTCGCTGGAGCGGTACGAGCGGGTCGGGGAGGAGTAG